In Phlebotomus papatasi isolate M1 chromosome 1, Ppap_2.1, whole genome shotgun sequence, the following proteins share a genomic window:
- the LOC129800075 gene encoding ras-related protein Rab-43, giving the protein MTTRNPHTLMAMSVDDTFDFLFKIVLIGDCGVGKSCVVERFKSGNFVERHGNTIGVDFSMKSVNIEGKKIKLQIWDTAGQERFRTITQSYYRSANGVIIVYDITKRSSFLNLQRWIEEVRRYTASSVILILIGNKCDMESLREVEFSEAEAMCEFVPEILFVMETSAKENTNVEEAFMCLANELKRRHDSINADNEEAGIVLGKSKPLNQCSSSCNLT; this is encoded by the exons ATGACGACACGCAATCCTCACACCCTCATGGCCATGTCCGTGGACGATACATTTGATTTCCTGTTCAAGATCGTCCTAATTGGGGATTGCGGAGTGGGAAAATCGTGCGTGGTGGAGCGCTTCAAGTCTGGGAATTTCGTTGAGAGGCACGGAAATACAATTGGGGTGGACTTTTCCATGAAGTCTGTGAATATCGAGGGCAAGAAGATTAAG CTGCAAATCTGGGACACTGCTGGCCAAGAGAGATTCCGTACCATCACTCAGAGCTACTACAGATCAGCCAATGGAGTTATCATAG TTTATGATATTACAAAGAGATCGTCCTTCTTGAATCTGCAACGATGGATCGAGGAGGTTCGTCGCTATACGGCGTCCAGTGTAATCCTGATTTTGATTGGGAATAAGTGTGACATGGAATCTCTGCGCGAAGTTGAATTCTCCGAGGCAGAAGCTATGTGCGAATTTGTCCCGGAGATTCTCTTCGTGATGGAGACGTCCGCCAAAGAGAATACCAACGTCGAAGAGGCTTTCATGTGTCTTGCCAATGAACTCAAG agaCGTCACGATTCAATAAATGCTGACAACGAGGAGGCTGGGATTGTGCTGGGAAAAAGTAAACCACTCAATCAATGTAGCTCCAGTTGCAATCTTACGTGA